A section of the Camelus dromedarius isolate mCamDro1 chromosome 14, mCamDro1.pat, whole genome shotgun sequence genome encodes:
- the HTR6 gene encoding 5-hydroxytryptamine receptor 6 — MVPEQGPANNSTPDWESGPRSQQEGSGWVAAALCVVIALTAAANSLLIALICTQPALRNTSNFFLVSLFTSDLMVGLVVMPPAMLNALYGRWVLARSLCLLWAAFDVMCCSASILNLCLISLDRYLLILSPLRYKLRMTPPRALALILSAWSLAALASFPPLLLGWHELGGARAPAPGQCRLLASLPFVLVASGITFFLPSGAICFTYCRILLAARKQAVQVASLTTGMACQPLETLQVPRTPCPGVESADGRRLATKHSRKALKASLTLGILLGMFFVTWLPFFVANIAQAVCDCISPGLFDVLTWLGYCNSTMNPIIYPLFMRDFKRALGRFMPCPHCPREHQASLASPSMRTSHSGPRPGLSLQHVLPLPLPPNLDSDSDSGSDGSSGLKLTAQLLLPGEATRDPPPPARATTTANFFNIDPVEPELRLHPLGTPTN; from the exons ATGGTCCCAGAGCAGGGCCCCGCCAACAACAGCACCCCGGACTGGGAGTCGGGGCCACGGTCGCAACAGGAAGGCAGCGGCTGGGTGGCGGCCGCGCTGTGTGTGGTCATCGCACTGACGGCGGCGGCCAACTCGCTACTCATCGCGCTCATCTGCACGCAGCCTGCGCTGCGCAACACGTCCAACTTCTTCCTGGTGTCGCTCTTCACGTCGGACCTGATGGTGGGGCTGGTGGTGATGCCGCCGGCCATGCTGAACGCGCTGTACGGGCGCTGGGTGCTGGCGCgcagcctctgcctgctttgGGCCGCCTTCGACGTGATGTGCTGCAGCGCCTCCATCCTCAACCTCTGCCTCATTAGCCTGGACCGCTACTTGCTCATCCTCTCGCCGCTGCGCTACAAACTGCGCATGACGCCCCCGCGCGCCCTGGCGCTCATCCTGAGCGCCTGGAGCCTGGCCGCGCTCGCCTCCTTCCCGCCCCTGCTGCTGGGCTGGCACGAGCTGGGCGGCGCGCGCGCACCTGCCCCGGGCCAGTGCCGCCTGCTGGCCAGCCTGCCGTTCGTCCTCGTGGCGTCCGGCATCACCTtcttcctgccctcgggcgccATCTGCTTCACCTACTGCAGGATCCTGCTGGCCGCCCGCAAGCAAGCCGTGCAGGTGGCCTCCCTCACCACCGGCATGGCCTGCCAGCCCTTGGAGACGCTGCAG GTGCCCAGGACCCCATGCCCAGGGGTGGAATCAGCTGACGGTAGGCGTCTGGCCACCAAGCACAGCAGGAAGGCCTTGAAGGCTAGCCTGACACTGGGCATCCTACTGGGCATGTTCTTTGTGACCTGGCTGCCCTTCTTTGTGGCCAACATAGCCCAG GCCGTGTGCGACTGCATCTCTCCAGGCCTCTTCGATGTCCTCACGTGGCTGGGTTACTGTAACAGCACCATGAACCCCATCATCTACCCACTCTTCATGCGGGACTTCAAGCGGGCCCTGGGCAGGTTCATGCCATGTCCCCACTGCCCCCGGGAGCACCAGGCCAGCCTGGCCTCCCCCTCCATGCGTACCTCTCACAGTGGCCCACGGCCCGGCCTGAGCCTGCAGCACGTGCTGCCACTGCCCCTGCCACCTAACTTGGACTCAGACTCGGACTCAGGCTCAGATGGCTCCTCAGGCCTGAAACTCACAGCCCAGCTCCTACTGCCTGGAGAGGCCACCCGGGACCCCCCACCGCCTGCCAGGGCCACTACCACAGCCAACTTCTTCAACATCGATCCAGTGGAGCCTGAGCTGCGGCTGCATCCACTTGGGACCCCCACGAACTGA
- the NBL1 gene encoding neuroblastoma suppressor of tumorigenicity 1, which produces MLRVLVGAVLPAVLLAAPPPINKLALFPDKSAWCEAKNITQIVGHSGCEAKSIQNRACLGQCFSYSVPNTFPQSTESLVHCDSCMPAQSMWEIVTLECPGHEEVPRVDKLVEKILHCSCQACGKEPSHEGLSVYVQGEDAQGSQPGPHPHPGGQTPDPEDPPGVPHVEEEGAED; this is translated from the exons ATGCTTCGGGTCCTGGTGGGGGCTGTCCTCCCCGCTGTGCTGCTGGCCGCTCCACCGCCCATCAACAAGTTGGCATTGTTCCCAGATAAGAGTGCCTGGTGCGAGGCCAAGAACATCACCCAGATCGTGGGCCACAGCGGCTGTGAGGCCAAGTCCATCCAGAACAG GGCGTGCCTGGGACAGTGCTTTAGCTACAGCGTTCCCAATACCTTCCCGCAGTCTACGGAGTCCCTGGTGCACTGCGACTCCTGCATGCCGGCCCAGTCCATGTGGGAGATC gtGACTTTGGAGTGCCCTGGCCACGAGGAGGTGCCCAGGGTGGACAAGTTGGTGGAGAAGATCTTGCACTGCAGCTGCCAGGCGTGTGGCAAGGAGCCGAGTCATGAGGGCCTGAGCGTCTACGTGCAGGGCGAGGACGCGCAgggctcccagcctggcccccacccccaccccggtggGCAGACCCCCGACCCTGAGGATCCCCCGGGGGTTCCCCATGTGGAGGAAGAGGGGGCTGAGGACTGA